One Bradyrhizobium zhanjiangense DNA segment encodes these proteins:
- a CDS encoding rhodanese-like domain-containing protein, whose protein sequence is MKLPTVTPAEIRRALLLREEIALLDLRYESAFATGHPLFAANMAADRIAVEAEVRLPRKDVAIVLYDDGEGLVATGAERLAALGYTNIRVLEGGLKAWRAAGYEVFEDVNSYSKAFGELVEARRHTPSLSADEVAKLIAEKANIAILDVRRFDEYATMNIPGSVSVPGAELVLRAGQAAPDPETTIIVNCAGRTRSIIGTQSLINAGVPNKVRALRNGTIGWTLSRHTLDHGADRRGAIGPFEGGPANARDVAYRAGVRHIGASEAAALVVQTDRTLYRFDVRDAEEYVAGHLPGFRHYPGGQLVQETDMAAPVRGARILLTDDKAVRADMTASWLAQMGWEVYVLEGGYDGALEVGPPRLLPKPDPAHRYRRPYEGTDVAQAAMQAYLDWEYGLVEQLRRDGTHGFYVI, encoded by the coding sequence ATGAAGCTTCCCACCGTCACTCCCGCCGAGATCCGCCGCGCCCTGCTCCTGCGCGAAGAAATCGCGTTGCTCGATCTCAGATATGAGTCAGCGTTCGCGACCGGTCATCCGCTGTTCGCCGCCAACATGGCTGCCGACCGGATCGCGGTCGAAGCCGAGGTCAGGCTGCCGCGTAAGGACGTGGCGATCGTGCTCTATGATGACGGCGAGGGGCTGGTCGCAACCGGGGCCGAACGGCTGGCCGCGCTCGGCTACACCAACATCCGCGTGCTCGAAGGCGGGCTAAAGGCTTGGCGCGCAGCGGGCTATGAAGTGTTCGAGGACGTCAATTCCTATTCAAAAGCATTTGGCGAGCTGGTCGAGGCGCGCCGCCACACGCCTTCGCTCAGCGCCGACGAGGTGGCGAAACTCATTGCCGAGAAGGCCAACATCGCCATCCTCGATGTCCGCCGCTTCGACGAATATGCCACCATGAACATTCCGGGCTCGGTCAGCGTGCCCGGCGCGGAGCTGGTGCTGCGGGCCGGGCAGGCTGCGCCCGACCCTGAAACCACCATCATCGTCAACTGCGCCGGCCGCACGCGCTCGATCATCGGCACCCAGTCGCTGATCAATGCCGGCGTGCCCAACAAGGTGCGCGCGCTGCGCAACGGCACCATCGGCTGGACGCTGTCGCGCCACACGCTCGATCACGGTGCCGACAGGCGCGGCGCGATCGGGCCGTTCGAAGGCGGCCCAGCCAATGCCCGCGACGTCGCCTATCGCGCCGGCGTTCGTCATATCGGCGCGAGCGAGGCGGCGGCGCTTGTCGTGCAGACCGATCGCACGCTCTATCGCTTCGACGTGCGCGACGCGGAGGAATATGTCGCGGGCCATCTGCCGGGTTTCCGTCATTATCCCGGTGGCCAGCTGGTCCAGGAGACCGACATGGCCGCGCCGGTGCGCGGAGCGCGTATCCTGCTGACCGACGACAAGGCCGTGCGTGCCGACATGACGGCGTCCTGGCTGGCGCAGATGGGCTGGGAGGTCTATGTGCTCGAAGGCGGCTATGACGGTGCGCTCGAAGTTGGTCCGCCGCGCCTGCTGCCCAAGCCCGACCCGGCGCATCGCTACCGCCGGCCCTATGAAGGCACCGACGTCGCGCAAGCCGCGATGCAGGCCTATCTGGATTGGGAATATGGTCTCGTCGAGCAGCTCCGCCGGGATGGAACGCACGGGTTTTATGTGATTTGA
- the serA gene encoding phosphoglycerate dehydrogenase: MPAPGQSPERNAKALLLEGVNDSAVDLFKSAGFTNVERLTKALDGEDLRRALKGVTLLGIRSRTQITDEVLGAADQLLAVGCFSVGTNQVDLTAARKRGIPVFNAPFSNTRSVAELVIGEIVMLLRRIFPRSVSAHGGGWDKSATGSREVRGRTLGIVGYGNIGSQLSTLAEAMGMRVIYFDRTDKLRHGNTEPVEKLEELLAQSDIVSLHVPETPETAGMIGEKELRAMKSGSFLINNSRGTVVDLDALARALRDGHLAGAAVDVFPVEPSSNADRFKSPVQGLENVILTPHIGGSTEEAQERIGGEVARKLIDYFITGSTMGAVNFPEVQLHLRPSGARFSHVHRNVPGMLRRLNEVFLQRDINIAAQYLETAGDLGYVVLDADLGGQDSAALLQQIRALDGTVGARLVFEH, encoded by the coding sequence ATGCCAGCCCCCGGCCAAAGCCCCGAGCGGAATGCGAAGGCGCTGCTGCTCGAAGGCGTCAATGATAGCGCTGTCGACCTGTTCAAAAGCGCGGGCTTTACCAATGTCGAGCGCCTGACCAAGGCGCTGGACGGCGAAGATCTGCGGCGGGCGCTCAAGGGCGTGACGCTGCTCGGCATCCGCTCGCGCACCCAGATCACCGACGAGGTGCTTGGCGCCGCCGACCAGCTCCTCGCGGTCGGCTGCTTCAGCGTCGGAACCAACCAGGTCGATCTCACCGCGGCGCGTAAGCGCGGCATTCCCGTCTTCAACGCACCGTTCTCCAACACGCGCAGCGTTGCCGAGCTCGTGATCGGCGAGATCGTGATGCTGCTGCGGCGGATCTTTCCGCGCTCGGTGTCGGCGCATGGGGGCGGCTGGGACAAGTCGGCGACCGGCAGCCGCGAGGTGCGCGGCCGCACGCTCGGCATCGTCGGCTACGGCAATATCGGCTCGCAGCTTTCGACGCTCGCCGAAGCCATGGGCATGCGTGTGATCTATTTCGACCGCACCGACAAGCTCCGCCACGGCAACACCGAGCCGGTCGAGAAACTGGAAGAGCTGCTGGCGCAGAGCGACATCGTCAGCCTGCACGTGCCGGAGACGCCGGAGACTGCGGGCATGATCGGCGAGAAGGAACTGCGGGCGATGAAATCAGGCTCGTTCCTGATCAACAACAGCCGCGGCACCGTGGTCGATCTCGATGCGCTCGCGCGCGCCTTGCGCGATGGTCATCTCGCCGGCGCGGCCGTCGACGTGTTTCCGGTCGAGCCCTCCTCGAACGCGGACCGGTTCAAGAGTCCGGTGCAGGGCCTCGAGAACGTCATCCTCACGCCGCATATCGGCGGCTCGACCGAGGAGGCGCAGGAGCGCATCGGCGGCGAAGTCGCGCGCAAGCTGATCGACTATTTCATTACGGGATCGACCATGGGCGCGGTGAACTTTCCGGAGGTGCAGCTGCACTTACGCCCCTCCGGCGCGCGCTTCAGCCACGTCCATCGCAACGTGCCCGGCATGCTGCGCCGGCTCAACGAAGTCTTCCTCCAGCGCGACATCAACATCGCCGCGCAATATCTGGAGACCGCCGGCGACCTCGGCTATGTCGTGCTCGATGCCGACCTCGGCGGTCAGGATTCAGCCGCGCTGCTCCAGCAGATCCGCGCCCTCGATGGCACGGTCGGCGCGCGACTGGTGTTCGAACACTAG